A single Thermaerobacter sp. FW80 DNA region contains:
- a CDS encoding bifunctional phosphoribosylaminoimidazolecarboxamide formyltransferase/inosine monophosphate cyclohydrolase, whose translation MIRGTRTTEGAHRGVAAGTAETGDRPGPAAGAPGARAAAARRPRALLSVADKTGIVAFARVLHERGWDLVSTGGTAQALAAAGLPVIPVAQVTGFPELLDGRVKTLHPVIHAGILARRHRADDMAALEDHGIVPVDLVAVNLYPFAEAAATGAAGEALREQIDIGGPALIRAAAKNWPDVVVLVDPADYPRVAEALGRADGVPSALRRALAVKAFRHTAFYDALIATVLAGEGEARDEAGWPDLLVLPLRLEAALRYGENPHQRAALYRLAVPEPAAVDAPAGSDDGARADGAPAEGQAAPDPSGAGPGGAPAEEQAPAGAVSGAGHVRPPAALRAAPTGAPPGRTAGHRPTAAGFVQHQGKPMSYNNWLDALAAWRAVQEFDRPAAVAVKHATPCGVGAAPTPVEAFRRARDADPESIFGGIVAFNRPLDTATAEVLAEVFLEVVVAPAVPSEALAILARRRNLRVLAADGGGVPVGTPSGSGVAAWEVRGGGPLWLIQEADPPIPRDVRATWRPVTRAVPTAAQWEALDFAWRAVKACRSNAIVVAAAHPEGGWQTLGIGAGQTSRVRAVEQALAQAGTGARGAVLASDGFFPFPDAVERAAAAGIAAIVQPGGSVRDREVIAAADAAGIAMVFTGRRHFRH comes from the coding sequence TTGATCCGAGGGACGCGCACCACGGAAGGGGCCCATCGGGGCGTGGCGGCCGGGACGGCCGAGACGGGGGACCGGCCCGGCCCCGCCGCCGGGGCCCCGGGGGCCAGGGCGGCTGCGGCGCGCCGGCCCCGGGCCCTGCTCAGCGTCGCCGACAAGACGGGCATCGTCGCGTTCGCCCGGGTGCTGCACGAACGGGGATGGGATCTGGTCTCCACGGGGGGCACGGCCCAGGCGCTGGCGGCGGCCGGCCTGCCGGTGATCCCCGTGGCGCAGGTGACGGGGTTCCCCGAGCTGCTGGATGGCCGGGTCAAGACCCTGCACCCGGTCATCCACGCGGGCATCCTGGCCCGGCGCCACCGCGCGGACGACATGGCCGCCCTCGAGGACCACGGGATCGTCCCCGTCGACCTGGTGGCGGTTAACCTGTACCCCTTCGCCGAAGCCGCCGCCACCGGGGCCGCCGGCGAGGCGCTGCGGGAACAGATCGACATCGGCGGGCCGGCCCTGATCCGGGCGGCGGCGAAGAACTGGCCCGACGTCGTCGTGCTGGTGGATCCCGCCGACTACCCCCGGGTGGCGGAAGCCCTCGGGCGGGCGGACGGCGTGCCCAGCGCCCTGCGGCGGGCGCTGGCGGTGAAGGCGTTCCGCCACACCGCCTTCTACGACGCCTTGATCGCGACCGTCCTGGCCGGCGAGGGCGAGGCCCGGGACGAGGCGGGGTGGCCTGACCTGCTGGTCCTGCCCTTGCGGCTCGAGGCCGCGCTGCGGTACGGGGAGAACCCTCACCAGCGCGCGGCGCTCTACCGGCTGGCGGTCCCGGAGCCGGCCGCCGTCGACGCCCCGGCCGGCTCCGACGACGGTGCCCGCGCGGACGGGGCGCCCGCGGAGGGCCAGGCGGCGCCCGACCCGTCCGGTGCCGGCCCCGGCGGTGCGCCCGCGGAGGAGCAGGCGCCGGCCGGCGCCGTCTCCGGGGCGGGTCACGTCCGGCCGCCCGCGGCCCTGCGGGCGGCTCCCACCGGCGCCCCGCCCGGACGGACCGCCGGCCACCGGCCGACGGCGGCCGGGTTCGTCCAGCACCAGGGCAAGCCGATGTCGTACAACAACTGGCTTGACGCCCTGGCGGCCTGGCGGGCGGTGCAGGAGTTCGATCGGCCGGCGGCGGTGGCGGTCAAGCACGCCACCCCCTGCGGCGTCGGCGCCGCGCCGACCCCCGTGGAGGCCTTCCGGCGGGCGCGGGATGCCGATCCGGAGTCGATCTTCGGCGGGATCGTCGCCTTCAACCGGCCCCTGGATACCGCGACGGCCGAGGTGCTGGCCGAGGTCTTCCTCGAGGTGGTGGTGGCGCCGGCCGTCCCCTCCGAGGCGCTGGCGATCCTGGCGCGGCGCAGGAACCTGCGGGTGCTGGCGGCGGACGGAGGCGGGGTGCCGGTCGGGACGCCGTCGGGGTCGGGGGTGGCGGCGTGGGAGGTGCGCGGCGGCGGTCCCCTCTGGCTGATCCAGGAGGCGGACCCCCCGATCCCGCGGGACGTCCGCGCCACGTGGCGGCCGGTGACCCGGGCGGTGCCCACCGCCGCCCAATGGGAGGCCCTGGACTTCGCCTGGCGGGCCGTCAAGGCGTGCCGGTCCAACGCCATCGTGGTGGCGGCCGCCCACCCGGAGGGCGGCTGGCAGACCCTGGGCATCGGCGCCGGCCAGACCAGCCGCGTCCGGGCGGTGGAACAGGCGCTGGCGCAGGCGGGCACGGGGGCGAGGGGGGCGGTGCTGGCCTCCGACGGCTTCTTCCCCTTCCCCGATGCGGTGGAGCGGGCGGCGGCCGCCGGGATCGCCGCCATCGTCCAGCCGGGCGGCTCGGTGCGGGACCGCGAGGTGATCGCCGCCGCCGACGCCGCGGGCATCGCCATGGTGTTCACCGGCCGGCGCCACTTCCGGCACTGA
- the purD gene encoding phosphoribosylamine--glycine ligase codes for MRVAIVGSGGREHALARAFLRSPRVERVLALPGSDGMAALGVECLGGDPLDLDAAVHRLVACGPDLVVVGPEAPLVAGLADRLEAAGVAVFGPRQAAARIEGSKAFAKAFMARHGIPTAAGHVFDDPADAEDFLRRNPGPWVVKADGLAAGKGVFVCADAAAARAAVHRLMRRGGLGPAGRRVVIEERLQGREVSVLAITDGERVHPLAPARDYKRLADGDRGPNTGGMGAFSPVPDVTPELLDEVRRRILEPTVAGLAAEGRPFRGVLYAGLMLTTEGPQVLEFNCRWGDPEAQVLIPRLATDLAALCWDAATGRLPAEAPAWRAEAAVCVVLAAPGYPDEPARGLPITGLEEAAALPGVWIDHAGTRREGGRWVTAGGRVVGVTARGPTLAEARRRAYEAVARIDFPGRQFRRDIALDVPGPDGSTAARG; via the coding sequence ATGCGCGTCGCCATCGTCGGCAGCGGCGGGCGGGAGCACGCCCTGGCCCGGGCGTTCCTCCGCAGTCCCCGGGTCGAGCGCGTCCTGGCGCTTCCGGGGAGCGACGGCATGGCCGCGTTGGGGGTCGAATGCCTGGGCGGCGATCCCCTGGACCTGGACGCTGCGGTGCACCGCCTGGTCGCGTGCGGTCCGGATCTGGTGGTGGTGGGCCCCGAGGCGCCCCTGGTGGCCGGGCTCGCCGACCGGCTGGAGGCCGCGGGCGTCGCCGTCTTCGGACCGCGGCAGGCGGCCGCCCGCATCGAGGGCAGCAAGGCGTTCGCCAAGGCGTTCATGGCCCGGCACGGGATCCCCACGGCGGCCGGACACGTCTTCGACGACCCCGCGGACGCCGAGGACTTCCTCCGGCGCAACCCCGGGCCGTGGGTGGTCAAGGCCGACGGGCTGGCGGCGGGGAAGGGCGTGTTCGTCTGCGCCGACGCGGCAGCGGCCCGGGCCGCCGTCCACCGGCTGATGCGCCGGGGCGGCCTGGGGCCGGCGGGCCGGCGGGTGGTCATCGAGGAGCGCCTGCAGGGTCGCGAGGTCTCGGTGCTGGCCATCACCGACGGGGAACGGGTTCACCCGCTGGCACCGGCCCGGGACTACAAGCGCCTCGCCGATGGCGATCGCGGACCCAACACGGGCGGCATGGGCGCCTTCTCGCCGGTGCCCGACGTGACGCCGGAGCTTTTGGACGAGGTCCGCCGGCGCATCCTCGAGCCCACGGTGGCGGGGCTGGCGGCGGAGGGCCGTCCCTTCCGCGGCGTGCTCTACGCCGGGCTGATGCTGACGACCGAGGGGCCCCAGGTGCTGGAGTTCAACTGCCGCTGGGGCGATCCCGAGGCCCAGGTGCTGATCCCCCGGCTGGCCACGGACCTGGCCGCCCTGTGTTGGGACGCGGCCACGGGCCGGCTGCCCGCCGAAGCCCCCGCATGGCGGGCCGAGGCGGCGGTCTGCGTCGTGCTGGCGGCCCCGGGGTATCCGGACGAACCGGCCCGCGGCCTGCCCATCACCGGCCTCGAGGAGGCGGCTGCGCTGCCCGGGGTCTGGATCGACCACGCGGGCACGCGGCGGGAGGGGGGTCGCTGGGTGACGGCCGGCGGCCGCGTGGTCGGCGTCACGGCCCGCGGGCCCACCCTGGCGGAGGCCCGCCGCCGAGCCTACGAGGCGGTGGCCCGCATCGACTTCCCGGGTCGCCAGTTCCGCCGCGACATCGCCCTCGACGTGCCGGGCCCGGACGGGTCGACCGCCGCGAGGGGCTAG
- the purN gene encoding phosphoribosylglycinamide formyltransferase yields the protein MEPSERCRIVVLASGAGTNLQALLDAERRGRLGGRIVAVLSDRPGAGALDRARAAGKPAVLIRPDGGMAAADRAGSSGRGAPIQAQAGGRGRPGGPRAPGETGGRTDARGGGTGGRRDGGPSGAVGDRSAWDRAILAELGRWRPDLVVLAGFMRILGPAVVAAYRNRILNVHPSLLPAFPGKDAPQQALAHGVKVTGCTVHFVDEGVDTGPILLQAPVPVLEGDDAATLHRRIQAVEHRLYPAAVRLVATGRVRVEGRRVRLLGPAGRPGREAGAQGPDGRGRPPWKAGDGGRWR from the coding sequence GTGGAGCCCTCCGAGCGGTGCCGGATCGTCGTGCTGGCCTCGGGCGCCGGGACGAACCTGCAGGCGCTGCTGGACGCCGAGCGCCGGGGGCGGCTGGGGGGCCGCATCGTGGCGGTCCTGTCGGACCGTCCCGGGGCGGGGGCGCTGGACCGGGCCCGGGCGGCGGGCAAGCCGGCGGTGCTGATCCGGCCCGACGGCGGGATGGCGGCCGCGGACCGGGCCGGTTCGTCCGGAAGGGGAGCGCCGATCCAGGCCCAGGCCGGCGGCCGGGGCCGGCCCGGCGGCCCGCGGGCGCCCGGCGAGACCGGGGGGCGGACCGACGCCCGCGGCGGTGGCACCGGGGGGCGGCGGGACGGCGGCCCATCCGGCGCCGTCGGGGACCGGTCGGCCTGGGACCGGGCGATCCTCGCCGAGCTGGGGCGCTGGCGCCCGGACCTGGTGGTGCTGGCGGGATTCATGCGCATCCTGGGGCCGGCCGTCGTCGCGGCGTACCGGAACCGCATCCTCAACGTCCACCCCTCGCTGCTGCCGGCCTTCCCGGGCAAGGACGCCCCGCAGCAGGCCCTGGCGCACGGGGTCAAGGTTACGGGGTGCACCGTGCACTTCGTGGACGAGGGGGTGGACACCGGGCCCATCCTGCTCCAAGCCCCCGTGCCCGTGCTGGAGGGCGACGACGCCGCGACCCTGCACCGCCGCATCCAGGCGGTGGAGCACCGCCTCTACCCGGCGGCCGTGCGGCTGGTCGCCACGGGACGGGTCCGGGTCGAGGGACGGCGGGTGCGGCTCCTGGGGCCCGCGGGGCGGCCAGGGCGGGAGGCCGGGGCGCAGGGGCCGGATGGCCGTGGAAGGCCACCTTGGAAGGCCGGCGATGGAGGTCGATGGCGTTGA
- the purF gene encoding amidophosphoribosyltransferase, whose product MIGIWGHPEAVAWTVRGLHALQHRGQESAGVAALTPDGRLVVRKAAGLVGTVFLDPRHHPWCPPGAAAAIGHVRYATAGDPGPGNAQPLVFPGVAAGGLDAFALAHNGQLAGGVRWRQVLARRGVTLATTADSEIIGHVAARLAGLGRAGGPARPGTPAGEATGADQGPPLPPLALLRALAAVRGAFAVVVLTPRGLLAARDPWGIRPLVLGRVGDAWAVASESCALETAGGRVEGEVPPGQWIWITDGRDLARGPLPGRAARGGAREAFCLFEYIYFARPDSRFGGRSVYAVRKELGRRLALLHPAPADVVVGVPDSSLPAAAGYAEAAGLPHELGLVKNRYAGRTFIRPDARSREEAVRLKLRPVPDVVAGRRVVLVDDSLVRGTTARWLVAALREAGAREVHLRITAPPYRFPCHFGVDTNTPGELLAAGRSPEAVGRALGADSLAFLSLEQVVAATGRPAANLCLGCFTGAYPLDPGGKDRRRPVARGSGRGAP is encoded by the coding sequence ATCATCGGCATCTGGGGCCATCCCGAGGCGGTGGCCTGGACCGTCCGGGGGCTCCATGCCCTGCAGCACCGCGGGCAGGAGAGCGCCGGCGTCGCCGCCCTGACCCCGGACGGGCGCCTCGTGGTCCGGAAGGCGGCGGGCCTGGTGGGGACGGTCTTCCTCGATCCCCGGCATCACCCCTGGTGCCCGCCGGGCGCGGCGGCCGCCATCGGGCACGTGCGCTACGCCACCGCCGGCGACCCCGGGCCCGGGAACGCCCAGCCCCTGGTCTTCCCCGGGGTGGCGGCGGGCGGTCTCGATGCCTTCGCCCTGGCCCACAACGGCCAGCTGGCCGGCGGGGTCCGCTGGCGCCAGGTGCTGGCTCGGCGCGGCGTGACCCTGGCGACCACCGCCGACAGCGAGATCATCGGCCACGTGGCCGCGCGGCTGGCCGGGCTCGGCCGCGCGGGGGGGCCCGCCCGCCCGGGGACGCCCGCGGGGGAGGCGACCGGCGCCGACCAGGGCCCGCCCCTCCCACCCCTGGCCCTGCTCCGCGCCCTGGCGGCGGTGCGGGGCGCCTTCGCCGTGGTCGTCCTTACGCCCCGGGGGCTGCTGGCGGCGCGGGATCCCTGGGGCATCCGCCCCCTGGTGCTGGGACGGGTCGGCGACGCCTGGGCCGTGGCGTCGGAGAGCTGCGCCCTGGAGACGGCGGGCGGCCGGGTCGAGGGCGAGGTGCCGCCGGGGCAGTGGATCTGGATCACCGACGGGCGCGACCTCGCGCGGGGCCCCCTGCCCGGGAGGGCCGCCCGCGGCGGCGCGCGCGAGGCCTTCTGCCTGTTCGAGTACATCTACTTCGCCCGGCCCGACAGCCGCTTCGGCGGGCGCAGCGTCTACGCCGTCCGCAAGGAGCTGGGGCGGCGCCTCGCCCTGCTGCATCCCGCCCCCGCCGACGTGGTGGTCGGGGTGCCGGACTCGAGCCTGCCCGCCGCGGCCGGCTACGCCGAGGCGGCCGGCCTGCCCCACGAGCTCGGGCTGGTGAAGAACCGGTACGCGGGCCGGACCTTCATCCGTCCCGACGCGCGGTCCCGGGAGGAGGCGGTGCGGCTGAAGCTGCGACCCGTGCCCGACGTCGTGGCGGGCCGCCGGGTGGTGCTGGTGGACGATTCCCTGGTGCGGGGCACCACCGCCCGCTGGCTCGTGGCCGCCCTGCGGGAGGCGGGGGCCCGGGAGGTCCACCTGCGCATCACGGCCCCGCCCTACCGCTTCCCGTGTCACTTCGGCGTCGACACCAACACGCCCGGGGAACTCCTGGCCGCCGGCCGGTCGCCGGAGGCGGTGGGCCGGGCCCTCGGCGCCGACTCCCTGGCGTTCCTCTCGCTGGAGCAGGTGGTGGCCGCCACGGGGCGGCCCGCGGCCAACCTCTGCCTCGGCTGCTTCACCGGCGCCTACCCACTGGACCCGGGCGGCAAGGACCGACGCCGGCCGGTGGCCAGGGGATCCGGGAGGGGTGCACCGTGA
- the purQ gene encoding phosphoribosylformylglycinamidine synthase I, translating to MRLAVVRFPGSNCEVDVATVLARDLGRRVEIVDHRRRDLRAFAGVVLPGGFAFGDYLRPGALAARTPVMEAVRAFAAAGGPVLGICNGFQILCEAGLLPGALRPNRQLRFQCRPVWVRIEGPSALTAGLPPGRVVRLEIAHGEGAYVGEGPEGRLVPGRGARVILRYVDGAGRPVPAANPNGSVANIAGICNATGNVVGLMPHPERRPAEAPGGAAGRPARTAFSVLLVWRFDRGAGRRGGEASPNPSRRRRTRGGGRTGLAFRGGGERRLGRARAPRRLGRTGRGLVDPPVVGSGGGAPVLGSG from the coding sequence GTGCGCCTGGCGGTGGTGCGGTTCCCGGGCTCCAACTGTGAGGTCGACGTGGCCACCGTGCTGGCCCGGGACCTGGGCCGGCGGGTGGAGATCGTGGACCATCGCCGGCGGGACCTGCGGGCCTTCGCCGGGGTGGTGCTGCCCGGGGGCTTCGCCTTCGGCGACTACCTGCGGCCCGGGGCCCTGGCCGCCCGCACGCCCGTGATGGAGGCAGTGCGGGCCTTCGCCGCGGCCGGCGGGCCGGTGCTCGGCATCTGCAACGGATTCCAGATCCTGTGCGAGGCCGGCCTGCTGCCGGGCGCCCTGCGGCCCAACCGGCAGCTCCGGTTCCAGTGCCGGCCGGTGTGGGTGCGCATCGAGGGGCCCTCGGCCCTGACGGCGGGGCTTCCTCCCGGCCGGGTCGTCCGCCTGGAGATCGCTCACGGCGAGGGGGCCTACGTCGGGGAGGGACCGGAAGGCCGGCTGGTGCCGGGCCGCGGCGCCCGGGTGATCCTGCGCTACGTCGACGGCGCGGGACGGCCGGTCCCCGCGGCCAACCCCAACGGCTCGGTGGCCAACATAGCGGGCATCTGCAACGCGACGGGCAACGTGGTCGGCCTCATGCCCCATCCCGAGCGGCGGCCGGCGGAGGCGCCGGGCGGCGCGGCGGGGAGGCCAGCCCGAACCGCCTTCTCGGTGCTGCTGGTCTGGCGGTTCGACCGCGGCGCCGGGCGGCGCGGCGGGGAGGCCAGCCCGAACCCGTCGCGCCGGCGGCGGACCCGCGGAGGGGGACGGACCGGCCTCGCGTTCCGCGGTGGCGGGGAGCGGCGCCTGGGACGGGCTCGCGCTCCTCGCCGCCTGGGCCGAACAGGCCGAGGTCTGGTGGACCCTCCGGTGGTCGGGTCGGGCGGCGGGGCCCCGGTGCTCGGGTCGGGTTGA
- the purM gene encoding phosphoribosylformylglycinamidine cyclo-ligase, with protein MTDRHAGQGRDALTYRGAGVDLDAAEAVVGRIAREAARARRAEVVGGLGGFAGFFRWEGQVLLAATCDGVGTKLAVALECDALEAIGRDLVAMNVNDLLVHGAEPLFFLDYVAVERLDAERVARVVRGMADACREVGCALLGGETAAMPGLLPPGGMELAGFAVGWVAADRLVDGRRVQPGDAILGLPASGPHSNGFSLIRQVVAAAGARWDDPLPGTGRTLAEAALVPTRIYAAAVRRLLAEFDVRAMAHITGGGLPGNVPRTLPEGCRAVIHWGRWAVPPLFRWIQRHGPVAWGEMARVFNLGIGFTVVVPAVQAPAAARAAADVLGEEVPVIGRIAAGPRGVAFDPPLGADAPPRSDPVSRS; from the coding sequence GTGACGGACCGGCACGCCGGGCAGGGGAGGGACGCCCTGACCTACCGGGGCGCCGGCGTGGACCTGGACGCGGCGGAGGCCGTCGTCGGTCGCATCGCCCGCGAGGCGGCCCGGGCCCGCCGGGCCGAGGTGGTGGGCGGCCTGGGCGGCTTCGCCGGGTTCTTCCGGTGGGAGGGGCAGGTCCTGCTGGCGGCGACCTGCGACGGCGTCGGCACCAAGCTGGCGGTGGCCCTGGAGTGCGACGCCCTGGAGGCCATCGGCCGCGACCTGGTGGCGATGAACGTCAACGACCTGCTGGTCCACGGGGCGGAGCCCCTCTTCTTCCTCGACTACGTGGCCGTGGAGCGGCTCGACGCGGAACGGGTGGCGAGGGTGGTGCGGGGCATGGCCGACGCGTGCCGCGAGGTCGGTTGTGCCCTGCTGGGCGGCGAGACGGCGGCGATGCCGGGGCTGCTGCCGCCGGGCGGCATGGAGCTGGCGGGCTTCGCCGTCGGATGGGTGGCCGCGGACCGCCTCGTCGACGGGCGCAGGGTCCAGCCGGGCGACGCGATCCTGGGGCTGCCCGCCTCGGGTCCCCACAGCAACGGGTTCTCCCTGATCCGGCAGGTGGTGGCGGCCGCCGGCGCCCGCTGGGACGACCCGCTGCCCGGGACGGGCCGCACCCTGGCCGAGGCGGCGCTGGTGCCGACCCGGATCTACGCCGCCGCGGTCCGGCGGCTGCTGGCGGAGTTCGACGTGCGCGCCATGGCCCACATCACGGGTGGCGGGCTGCCGGGCAACGTGCCGCGCACGCTGCCGGAGGGGTGCCGGGCCGTCATCCACTGGGGGCGCTGGGCGGTCCCGCCCCTCTTCCGGTGGATCCAGCGCCACGGCCCCGTGGCCTGGGGCGAGATGGCGCGGGTGTTCAACCTGGGCATCGGGTTCACGGTGGTGGTGCCGGCCGTACAGGCGCCGGCCGCGGCGCGGGCGGCCGCCGACGTGCTGGGCGAGGAGGTACCCGTGATCGGGCGCATCGCGGCGGGCCCGCGGGGCGTGGCATTCGACCCGCCCCTCGGCGCCGATGCGCCGCCCCGCTCGGACCCCGTCTCGAGGAGCTGA
- a CDS encoding AIR synthase-related protein: MGARTEGRPGPRDPDPLDRCDALAMEGAVGRPWEAVGLTAAEYRRACALLGRQPNPVELGLIGVLWSEHCAYKHSRPLLGRLPTRGPQVLLGPGENAGAVGLGDGTAVVFRIESHNHPSFVEPFQGAATGVGGILRDVLAAGARPVALMDFLCFADPADDAARRLIRGVVAGIAAYGNCTGVPVVGGRLLFEPGYRTNPLVNVLCVGVAPAHRLLRGVAAGPGARLVLIGPPTGRDGVHGATFASAGLGGDGDDRRPAVQVGDPLAGKVLIEACLEMVAAGLVAALQDLGAGGLGAAAAELAARAGCGATLTLDRVPLREPDLPADVILLAESQERMLAVVEPARVARVRRIARRWGLPAVTVGRLEGHGRLRVRHRGRRVADVPVDLLTRRAPVYGPREVMATPGGSAGAAERADGPAAGAVAPVAADGEASPGAAAARGLSPAGHRPLPAVDRGLPGDPGGSPVNHRRGPFGSRPGSPASPEDRPREGPPTRLEGEGSAPIPDLADAAALGAALRRLLASPAVAAKGWVYTQFDHLVGGRTRLRPGAGPAAVLEVPGSDRLLAVAMAGTGRQAAVDPYRGAALAVAEAALRVSCVGGRPLGLTNGLNLGDPRRPAVYGQLAGLIDGLAAACRALDLPVTGGNVSLYNETAGRDIDPTVAVGVVGVIPPPGRWACGFFPEPGLAVALLGPLAGHLAGSEYHKRCHGRVEGPLPEVPWRLQRRLQQLLQEAVAQGWVVAARPVGRGGLLVALAKMAFPGGPIPPGGDGGATALGVEVTLPDRDGEPAGGRWDAVFFGEGPARALAAVDPAALEALARRAAELGVPCRLLGTVTGPGGRLTVRAGGRTWLDDPVAELWTVWEGALPCLLDEPARGRHAASSASGAIPRRWPGPSGGSMPCSTAGRRAPASPP; encoded by the coding sequence GTGGGCGCTAGGACCGAGGGACGCCCCGGCCCCCGCGATCCCGATCCCCTGGATCGCTGCGATGCCCTGGCGATGGAGGGCGCCGTCGGCCGTCCCTGGGAGGCGGTGGGGCTGACCGCGGCCGAGTACCGGCGGGCCTGCGCCTTGCTGGGACGGCAGCCGAACCCGGTGGAGCTCGGGCTGATCGGCGTCCTCTGGTCGGAACACTGCGCCTACAAGCACTCCAGGCCGCTCCTCGGCCGCCTGCCCACCCGCGGTCCCCAGGTGCTGCTGGGACCCGGCGAGAACGCGGGCGCCGTCGGCCTGGGCGACGGCACGGCGGTGGTCTTCCGCATCGAGTCCCACAACCACCCGTCCTTCGTCGAGCCCTTCCAGGGGGCCGCCACCGGCGTGGGGGGGATCCTGCGGGACGTGCTGGCCGCCGGGGCCCGGCCGGTGGCGCTGATGGACTTCCTCTGCTTCGCCGACCCCGCGGACGACGCCGCGCGGCGGCTGATCCGGGGGGTGGTGGCGGGCATCGCCGCCTACGGCAACTGCACCGGCGTGCCCGTGGTCGGGGGCCGGCTGCTCTTCGAGCCGGGGTACCGGACGAACCCGCTGGTCAACGTCCTCTGCGTGGGCGTCGCCCCCGCCCACCGGCTGCTGCGGGGCGTGGCGGCCGGACCCGGGGCGCGGCTCGTGTTGATCGGCCCCCCGACCGGCCGCGACGGCGTCCATGGGGCGACCTTCGCCTCGGCGGGCCTGGGCGGGGACGGGGACGACCGCCGCCCCGCGGTGCAGGTGGGCGATCCCCTGGCCGGCAAGGTGCTGATCGAGGCGTGCCTGGAGATGGTCGCCGCCGGCCTAGTGGCGGCCCTCCAGGATCTGGGGGCCGGCGGCCTCGGTGCGGCGGCGGCCGAGCTGGCGGCCCGGGCGGGGTGCGGCGCGACCCTCACCCTGGACCGGGTGCCCCTCCGGGAGCCGGACCTGCCCGCCGACGTGATCCTGCTGGCCGAATCCCAGGAGCGCATGCTGGCGGTGGTCGAACCGGCCCGCGTGGCCCGGGTCCGCCGCATCGCCCGCCGGTGGGGCTTGCCGGCGGTGACGGTCGGCCGGCTGGAGGGGCATGGGCGCCTGCGGGTCCGGCACCGGGGCCGGCGGGTGGCCGACGTCCCCGTCGACCTGTTGACCCGGCGCGCCCCGGTGTACGGGCCGCGGGAGGTGATGGCGACGCCGGGCGGGTCCGCCGGAGCGGCGGAGAGGGCCGACGGCCCGGCGGCGGGCGCCGTCGCCCCGGTCGCCGCCGATGGCGAGGCCTCCCCCGGGGCCGCCGCGGCCCGGGGCCTCTCCCCCGCTGGCCATCGCCCGTTGCCGGCGGTCGACCGAGGGTTGCCGGGGGACCCTGGCGGCTCGCCGGTGAACCATCGGCGCGGGCCCTTCGGGTCCCGGCCCGGGTCCCCGGCGTCGCCGGAGGACCGGCCGCGGGAGGGGCCGCCCACCCGGCTGGAAGGGGAAGGCTCCGCCCCGATCCCCGACCTGGCGGACGCCGCGGCGCTCGGCGCCGCCCTGCGGCGGTTGCTGGCCTCTCCGGCCGTCGCCGCCAAGGGCTGGGTGTACACCCAGTTCGACCACCTGGTCGGCGGCCGCACCCGGCTCCGACCGGGGGCCGGCCCGGCGGCGGTGCTGGAGGTCCCCGGCAGCGACCGGTTGCTGGCGGTGGCCATGGCGGGGACGGGACGGCAGGCGGCCGTCGACCCCTACCGGGGCGCGGCCCTGGCGGTGGCCGAGGCGGCCCTGCGGGTGAGCTGCGTCGGCGGGCGGCCCCTGGGGCTGACCAACGGCCTCAACCTGGGCGATCCCCGGCGGCCCGCGGTCTACGGCCAGCTGGCCGGCCTGATCGACGGCCTGGCGGCCGCGTGCCGGGCCCTCGACCTGCCGGTCACCGGCGGCAACGTCAGCCTGTACAACGAGACGGCGGGTCGGGACATCGACCCGACGGTGGCGGTGGGGGTGGTGGGGGTGATCCCGCCGCCGGGCCGCTGGGCCTGCGGCTTCTTCCCCGAGCCCGGCCTGGCCGTGGCCCTGCTCGGTCCGCTGGCCGGTCACCTGGCCGGCAGCGAATACCACAAGCGGTGTCACGGCCGGGTCGAGGGTCCGCTGCCCGAGGTCCCCTGGAGGCTCCAGCGCCGGCTCCAGCAGCTGCTGCAGGAGGCGGTGGCCCAGGGGTGGGTGGTGGCGGCGCGGCCCGTCGGGCGAGGGGGCCTGCTGGTCGCCCTGGCGAAGATGGCGTTCCCCGGCGGCCCGATCCCCCCAGGGGGCGACGGCGGCGCCACGGCCCTGGGCGTCGAGGTCACCCTCCCCGATCGAGACGGGGAGCCCGCCGGCGGCCGGTGGGATGCGGTGTTCTTCGGCGAGGGCCCGGCCCGCGCCCTGGCGGCCGTGGATCCGGCAGCCCTGGAGGCGCTGGCGCGCCGGGCGGCGGAGCTCGGCGTCCCGTGCCGGCTGCTGGGCACGGTGACCGGGCCGGGAGGGCGGCTCACGGTGCGGGCGGGCGGCCGCACCTGGCTGGACGACCCCGTGGCGGAGCTCTGGACGGTGTGGGAGGGGGCGCTGCCATGCCTTCTGGACGAACCGGCCCGCGGGAGGCATGCGGCATCATCGGCATCTGGGGCCATCCCGAGGCGGTGGCCTGGACCGTCCGGGGGCTCCATGCCCTGCAGCACCGCGGGCAGGAGAGCGCCGGCGTCGCCGCCCTGA